One Bacillota bacterium genomic window carries:
- a CDS encoding ferredoxin oxidoreductase, translating to MKVVEGEQRKFMTGNEVVAWAALAAGADMMCGYPITPQNEIMHVWAVLAKEHGLGFLQTEDELSAGFATIGAVLAGKRAFSATAGPGNVLMQEPISMAEMMRIPVVWVVQQRGGPSTATVIYSQQELRLTCFGGNGEGHRIVYSTASHQDLYDYTIKAFATAWRTRFPTFVLGDGYQGKMLEAVTFYNPEDRGSPLATAEPFVGRPGTPGVDRPPAHLRNTYSIEEELYEALAPNIRDYEEVARCLVEFEMDECERAQIILVAHGIVARAAREAAGMLRARGIRAGYFRPITLRPFPATALAEAARGAGRLLVVESAYGQLAGLVREELYAKVDVDVHAYLKPGVGITSEEIVDFVGDGFLQGQHRYA from the coding sequence ATGAAAGTGGTCGAAGGCGAACAGCGCAAGTTCATGACGGGGAACGAGGTCGTGGCGTGGGCAGCTCTCGCTGCCGGCGCCGACATGATGTGCGGCTACCCGATCACCCCCCAGAATGAGATCATGCACGTCTGGGCGGTCCTAGCCAAGGAACACGGCCTTGGTTTCCTACAGACTGAGGACGAGCTCTCGGCGGGCTTCGCGACAATCGGGGCCGTCCTCGCCGGGAAAAGGGCCTTCTCAGCGACAGCGGGGCCGGGCAACGTCCTCATGCAGGAGCCGATCTCCATGGCCGAGATGATGCGCATCCCGGTGGTATGGGTTGTACAACAACGGGGAGGCCCATCCACGGCGACGGTCATCTACAGCCAGCAAGAACTCCGGCTCACGTGCTTCGGCGGCAACGGCGAAGGGCACCGCATCGTGTACTCCACCGCCTCCCACCAGGACCTTTACGACTATACCATCAAGGCGTTCGCAACTGCTTGGAGGACGCGCTTTCCCACGTTTGTGCTTGGTGACGGCTACCAGGGGAAGATGCTCGAGGCGGTGACCTTCTACAACCCCGAGGACAGAGGCTCTCCGCTCGCGACCGCTGAACCTTTCGTTGGGAGGCCGGGGACCCCGGGCGTGGACAGACCGCCCGCCCACCTGCGCAACACATACAGCATCGAGGAGGAACTGTACGAGGCGCTTGCTCCCAACATCCGCGACTACGAAGAGGTAGCTCGGTGCCTAGTGGAGTTCGAGATGGACGAATGCGAACGCGCGCAGATCATCCTGGTGGCACACGGCATAGTCGCGCGAGCGGCACGCGAGGCCGCCGGGATGCTGCGCGCACGGGGTATCCGGGCTGGTTACTTCAGGCCAATCACTCTCAGGCCGTTCCCGGCAACAGCTCTCGCCGAGGCTGCACGTGGCGCGGGCCGGCTTCTCGTGGTGGAGTCGGCATACGGCCAGCTCGCCGGCTTGGTCCGGGAGGAGCTTTACGCAAAGGTGGATGTGGACGTACACGCCTACCTCAAGCCCGGCGTGGGAATCACTAGCGAGGAGATCGTGGACTTCGTGGGGGACGGTTTTCTGCAGGGTCAACACCGTTACGCTTGA
- a CDS encoding TolC family protein, whose translation MSLRMSLPRCCAGITGIKRSRWAVVVMLLVATALSSPALAGGSAGESESVDEPVANVREVSLEECRQLALKCSASVLLATSSVKDAELALAQAEATSLTRPSPTSVYQARVSLEVAKKNLDIAKQDAVLSADQQYYSLLKAEHLVSISEQALDLAEKQLEIAKAKERVGMATKLDLIRAENQVASAQNSVASATLNRDLAMVALNQAIGFAPETVLRLRDEFSHEETGDLGLEASIAFALEHRVEIAQAQSSVEAADMNVTLSDNDFTPRLTYERAKLAAEDARVRLEEQKNKISMTVRQAYVALKQAEAKVQLTAKKVAEAEENLRVTQLLFEADMATNLDVLTAQNQYTQSRIDALQAVYDYNVARSQFKRAIGDTSIENGGTAS comes from the coding sequence ATGTCACTCAGGATGTCGCTGCCGAGGTGTTGCGCGGGTATCACAGGTATCAAGAGATCTCGTTGGGCGGTTGTGGTCATGCTGCTTGTCGCAACGGCGCTCTCATCCCCGGCATTGGCGGGCGGGAGCGCGGGTGAAAGCGAAAGTGTGGACGAACCCGTAGCGAATGTAAGAGAGGTCAGCCTCGAGGAATGCCGCCAGCTGGCTCTGAAATGCAGCGCGAGCGTGCTCTTGGCTACAAGCTCGGTGAAAGACGCCGAGCTTGCACTCGCCCAAGCGGAGGCCACTAGCCTCACCAGACCATCGCCTACGTCAGTATATCAGGCCCGCGTGAGCCTGGAAGTCGCGAAGAAGAACCTGGACATCGCCAAGCAGGACGCGGTCCTCAGTGCGGATCAGCAGTACTATTCCCTTCTCAAGGCGGAACACCTCGTGTCCATCTCAGAGCAGGCGCTCGACCTGGCGGAAAAGCAGCTCGAGATCGCCAAGGCAAAAGAGAGAGTGGGCATGGCCACGAAGCTGGACCTGATCAGGGCTGAGAACCAAGTCGCGTCCGCGCAGAACAGCGTAGCGAGCGCCACGCTCAACAGGGACCTTGCGATGGTCGCGCTGAACCAAGCGATCGGATTCGCTCCGGAGACTGTTCTTCGCTTGCGCGACGAGTTCTCTCACGAGGAGACGGGAGACCTCGGCCTCGAGGCGAGCATCGCCTTCGCCCTCGAGCACCGAGTCGAGATCGCGCAGGCTCAGTCGAGTGTGGAAGCGGCTGACATGAATGTCACTCTTTCAGACAACGACTTCACGCCAAGGCTCACGTACGAGCGGGCAAAGCTGGCGGCGGAAGACGCCAGGGTGAGGCTCGAGGAGCAAAAGAACAAGATATCGATGACGGTCCGCCAGGCATATGTGGCACTCAAACAGGCCGAAGCGAAGGTTCAGCTGACAGCCAAGAAAGTCGCTGAAGCCGAGGAAAACTTGCGCGTGACGCAGCTCCTCTTCGAAGCGGACATGGCCACTAACCTGGATGTACTCACTGCGCAGAATCAGTACACTCAAAGCAGGATCGACGCGCTGCAAGCAGTGTACGACTACAACGTGGCGCGATCGCAGTTCAAGCGGGCCATCGGCGACACGAGCATCGAAAATGGAGGTACCGCGTCGTGA
- a CDS encoding efflux RND transporter periplasmic adaptor subunit yields the protein MTGNNVTAGGNATTARRPANGRRKSKRRLWVAGVVAVCAIGVAGYAAYRGLFLNNRGAASSQELYQLVPVQTGSITLRVTASGTVKPGSSYDVVPKVSGTVSEVLVKQGDAVKKGQVLVVLDDTDARERLQEARDNLAVAEAKLAEAETQARLAPTQSQLQVEQARANLLNAEAKLAELKEGATPHDIEQARSQVTQAQLTAESAKKDYDRNKALFDQGAVSRQQLETSESKYLAAVESLKSAQRNLESLLAGPDPDDLAAAEAAVAQAKLNMALAEANADTTNVQQQLLTARAQVAQARNAVSAAERNLSLTRVVSPIDGTVTSVAAQVGQLAGQSTALVVVADLTQLEVVANVDETDVHKIKVGQPADVKVESVPGKVFSGVVESVATQGKVISSVVYFEVGVRVTDDTRTLLPGMTADVDVVLDRRTNVLTIPNAALEERRGRTMARTLNESGEPFFKRVELGISDGTVTEVVSGLEPGEMVAIRRAGSTSTSSTTGNTQTRRNNFMMPSVPGGGGMMIIERRP from the coding sequence ATGACCGGAAACAACGTGACCGCCGGTGGCAACGCGACGACTGCGCGCAGACCCGCCAACGGGCGGCGCAAGAGCAAGCGGCGCCTCTGGGTCGCCGGGGTCGTTGCGGTGTGTGCCATAGGGGTAGCCGGGTACGCGGCGTACCGAGGACTCTTCCTCAATAACCGCGGGGCCGCAAGCTCGCAAGAGCTCTATCAGCTCGTTCCCGTGCAGACAGGCTCGATCACTCTCAGGGTCACAGCCTCGGGCACCGTGAAGCCAGGCTCGAGCTACGATGTGGTACCCAAGGTGAGCGGCACCGTCTCGGAAGTCCTCGTCAAGCAGGGGGACGCCGTGAAGAAGGGCCAGGTGCTCGTGGTGCTCGATGACACAGACGCTCGCGAGCGTCTCCAGGAAGCCAGAGACAATCTGGCCGTCGCCGAGGCGAAGCTCGCGGAGGCGGAGACACAGGCCAGGCTCGCTCCCACGCAAAGCCAGCTCCAGGTCGAACAGGCTAGGGCGAACCTCCTGAACGCTGAGGCAAAGCTGGCCGAGCTCAAAGAGGGTGCCACCCCCCATGACATCGAGCAGGCCAGATCCCAGGTCACACAGGCGCAGCTTACGGCGGAGAGTGCCAAGAAGGATTACGATCGCAACAAGGCTCTCTTCGATCAAGGCGCGGTAAGCCGCCAGCAGTTGGAAACCTCCGAAAGCAAGTACCTTGCCGCCGTCGAGTCCCTCAAGTCCGCGCAGCGCAACCTGGAGTCTCTGCTCGCGGGCCCAGATCCGGACGATCTTGCGGCTGCCGAAGCGGCGGTAGCCCAGGCCAAGCTGAACATGGCCTTGGCTGAGGCAAACGCCGACACCACCAACGTCCAGCAGCAGCTCCTCACCGCGCGGGCCCAGGTGGCTCAGGCAAGGAACGCTGTGAGTGCCGCGGAACGCAACCTCAGCCTCACGCGGGTCGTGTCACCGATTGACGGAACGGTCACCTCTGTTGCGGCCCAAGTGGGACAGCTTGCGGGACAGTCGACCGCGCTTGTCGTGGTGGCGGACCTAACACAGCTCGAGGTCGTGGCGAACGTGGATGAGACGGACGTTCACAAGATCAAGGTCGGCCAGCCGGCCGACGTGAAGGTGGAGTCGGTCCCAGGCAAGGTCTTCAGCGGAGTCGTTGAAAGCGTTGCCACACAAGGAAAGGTCATCAGCAGCGTGGTGTACTTCGAAGTAGGTGTTAGAGTCACCGACGACACCCGGACCCTCCTGCCGGGCATGACGGCCGACGTTGATGTGGTGCTGGATCGGCGCACGAACGTGCTCACGATCCCGAACGCAGCGTTGGAAGAGCGGCGCGGTCGCACGATGGCGCGTACCCTGAACGAAAGCGGAGAACCTTTCTTCAAGCGGGTCGAGCTCGGCATATCAGACGGGACCGTGACTGAGGTGGTGTCCGGGCTCGAACCTGGAGAAATGGTGGCGATCCGCAGAGCGGGTAGCACCTCCACCTCCTCCACCACCGGAAACACCCAAACGCGCAGGAACAACTTCATGATGCCTTCGGTGCCGGGAGGCGGAGGCATGATGATCATCGAGCGGCGACCGTGA
- a CDS encoding ferredoxin family protein, whose translation MSSASTAELFTAKAYRVPRGRWILFPELCKGCGLCIETCPEDVLHWSTDLGAYGTPTVQVDGTGCIACRTCADHCPDCAIDVDRETARTGTRTLRTDRASRG comes from the coding sequence ATGAGCAGCGCGTCCACGGCAGAGTTGTTCACCGCAAAGGCGTACAGGGTCCCGCGCGGAAGGTGGATCCTGTTCCCGGAGCTCTGCAAGGGCTGCGGCCTATGCATAGAGACGTGCCCCGAGGATGTCCTTCACTGGTCGACGGACCTCGGGGCCTACGGCACGCCGACGGTGCAGGTAGACGGGACAGGCTGCATCGCGTGCCGCACTTGCGCCGACCATTGCCCTGACTGCGCAATAGACGTAGATAGGGAGACCGCAAGGACAGGCACGCGTACCCTGCGGACGGACCGCGCCTCTCGCGGGTAA
- a CDS encoding TolC family protein, with protein sequence MTTNARTTERIHPRRAKLWAVAVAASVSVLAIATVCPRGLEATDATPSPPVRLTLAEALDLAAKQNPDVVTSSQALEVARSKFRESGGSRQPKIVLQGSHYATTYHTSDSGPGGSSGGSGGSGGTGSSGGSTSATDSSVRLTVSQTLPGLLPPPFSVGLSPAELAAVDVRQAELDAERTKQNVTYSVISAYLNVLRAQQIKALSDGAVEAATRLVHEGRTKLTLGVATALDLMKAESQLNQARFNQAKAADDVMASMRSLALLLGLPADTTFALVDDIQDREIDQNRDLEELVGLALENRTEIKQASLLVERARASVDTARRALWPSVGVSTTYSREGDVSVSATGTLGLTSGQAGWTLTLGSEESTGSRDELGGYGSGGAAASEPTSVTRVGIEVSWPLWDGGVSRERLAQAQTSLEMQRSALERQRQAIEEDVYAAVVSLKQAFLRHELAKSTVSEAEETLRITKARFEAGVAVMAEVIEATQSLDNAKSGQVQALFDCYLAWARLGKAVGLLGREGWRL encoded by the coding sequence GTGACGACCAACGCTAGGACGACCGAACGTATTCATCCCCGGCGCGCGAAGCTTTGGGCAGTGGCGGTCGCGGCGAGCGTGAGCGTGCTCGCCATCGCCACCGTGTGCCCGCGAGGACTCGAAGCGACTGACGCAACGCCGTCGCCGCCGGTTCGGCTCACGTTGGCGGAGGCGCTCGACCTCGCTGCCAAGCAGAATCCAGATGTGGTAACTAGCTCCCAAGCGCTGGAGGTCGCCCGATCCAAGTTCCGGGAGAGCGGCGGGTCCCGGCAGCCCAAGATCGTGCTCCAGGGGTCGCACTACGCCACCACTTACCATACCTCCGACTCGGGTCCCGGAGGGAGTTCGGGAGGCTCGGGCGGCTCGGGAGGCACGGGCAGCTCGGGGGGTTCGACGTCCGCCACTGACTCCTCGGTGCGCCTGACGGTGAGCCAAACGTTGCCAGGACTGCTTCCCCCGCCGTTCAGCGTGGGCCTTTCACCCGCGGAGCTCGCGGCCGTGGACGTGCGCCAGGCAGAGCTCGACGCGGAGAGGACGAAACAGAACGTGACGTACAGCGTGATTTCAGCGTACCTCAACGTGCTCAGAGCCCAGCAGATCAAGGCCTTGAGCGACGGCGCCGTCGAGGCGGCAACCCGTCTCGTTCACGAAGGGCGCACCAAGCTGACGCTGGGTGTGGCGACCGCTCTCGACCTCATGAAGGCCGAAAGCCAGCTCAACCAGGCAAGGTTCAATCAGGCCAAGGCCGCGGACGACGTGATGGCGTCCATGCGTTCCCTGGCTCTGCTGTTGGGTCTTCCGGCGGACACGACGTTCGCGCTCGTCGACGATATCCAGGACCGCGAAATAGACCAGAACCGAGATCTTGAAGAGCTCGTCGGACTAGCCCTCGAGAACCGGACGGAGATAAAGCAGGCGAGTCTCCTAGTGGAACGAGCACGCGCCTCCGTGGATACGGCGCGAAGAGCATTGTGGCCTTCAGTAGGCGTCTCGACGACCTATTCGAGAGAGGGCGACGTCTCCGTGTCCGCCACGGGAACGCTCGGTCTCACATCAGGCCAGGCGGGTTGGACGCTGACGCTCGGCAGCGAAGAGAGCACGGGGTCTCGCGACGAGCTCGGGGGCTACGGCTCTGGAGGTGCAGCGGCATCAGAGCCGACATCCGTGACCAGAGTGGGCATTGAGGTGTCCTGGCCTCTCTGGGACGGAGGGGTGAGCCGGGAGAGGCTCGCGCAAGCACAAACGAGCCTAGAGATGCAGCGGTCCGCGCTCGAACGCCAGAGACAGGCGATAGAGGAGGACGTATACGCCGCGGTCGTCTCGCTCAAGCAGGCTTTTCTAAGGCACGAGCTGGCCAAGAGCACGGTGAGTGAAGCCGAGGAGACTCTCCGAATCACCAAGGCGCGCTTCGAGGCGGGTGTGGCGGTGATGGCCGAGGTGATCGAAGCCACGCAGTCTCTGGACAACGCCAAGTCCGGACAGGTCCAAGCTCTGTTCGACTGCTACCTCGCGTGGGCTCGCCTTGGCAAGGCGGTCGGACTGCTGGGACGTGAGGGGTGGAGACTATGA
- a CDS encoding ABC transporter permease encodes MNLLEGIRTALLGITSNKLRSGLTMLGVIIGVAAVVIMVAIGEGANLRVSSQIERLGSNLLIVMPGRTREPGAQARGAFGSMDVLTMDHVRAIREGCPSVRAVAPEIARGTTVRYGSSSIQTQVVATTPEYLTVRSFNVASGSFFTDQDVESAAKVAVVGQGVVDELFSGADPIGQELKVGQVRLTVVGVMESKGQAGMTNIDDTIYVPITTGQKRMFGTEYVRTIYAQANDAKSMHSANDEIVSVLAAHLGSTDAFYVRNQADVLSAAQDVTRVFTVLLAGIASVSLLVGGIGVMNIMLVSVTERTREIGLRKALGARTADILLQFLVESVVLSLVGGVIGILLGIVGSKIAARVADWPTAVSAGAVFLPFCFSLAVGLFFGIYPASRAARLNPVEALRYE; translated from the coding sequence GTGAACCTCCTGGAGGGAATTCGCACGGCGCTCTTGGGCATTACCAGCAACAAGCTGAGGTCGGGCCTCACGATGCTCGGCGTCATCATCGGGGTCGCCGCGGTCGTGATAATGGTGGCAATCGGCGAAGGAGCGAACCTTCGAGTATCGTCGCAGATCGAGCGGCTCGGGTCCAACCTTCTGATCGTAATGCCCGGCCGGACCCGCGAACCGGGCGCCCAGGCAAGGGGGGCGTTCGGCAGCATGGACGTCCTCACGATGGACCATGTCAGAGCGATACGCGAAGGATGCCCGTCCGTCCGCGCTGTCGCCCCGGAGATCGCACGAGGCACCACCGTGCGGTACGGGTCGAGCAGCATCCAAACACAGGTCGTGGCAACAACCCCCGAGTACCTGACGGTGAGGTCCTTCAACGTCGCCTCGGGGTCGTTCTTCACCGACCAGGACGTTGAGTCCGCCGCCAAGGTCGCAGTGGTAGGCCAAGGCGTCGTGGATGAGCTCTTCTCGGGCGCGGATCCCATCGGGCAGGAGCTCAAGGTCGGCCAGGTGCGCCTCACGGTCGTTGGGGTCATGGAGTCCAAAGGTCAGGCCGGCATGACCAATATAGACGACACGATCTACGTCCCGATAACGACCGGGCAGAAGCGCATGTTCGGGACGGAGTACGTGCGCACCATCTACGCGCAGGCCAATGACGCAAAGTCCATGCACTCCGCCAACGACGAGATAGTGTCGGTTCTTGCCGCGCACCTGGGCAGCACGGACGCCTTCTACGTGAGGAACCAGGCCGATGTCTTGAGCGCCGCCCAGGACGTCACGCGCGTGTTTACGGTGCTCCTCGCCGGGATCGCGAGTGTATCTCTCCTCGTCGGCGGGATCGGGGTCATGAACATCATGCTCGTCTCCGTCACCGAGCGAACGAGAGAGATCGGTCTTCGGAAAGCTTTGGGCGCGAGGACCGCCGACATCCTCCTGCAATTCCTCGTGGAGTCCGTCGTACTGAGCCTGGTGGGAGGCGTGATCGGGATTCTCCTCGGAATCGTGGGCTCGAAGATCGCGGCACGTGTGGCTGATTGGCCCACGGCGGTCTCGGCGGGCGCAGTGTTCCTCCCGTTCTGCTTCTCGCTCGCTGTCGGCCTCTTCTTCGGGATATACCCGGCGAGCAGGGCGGCGAGACTGAACCCCGTGGAGGCCTTGAGGTACGAGTAG
- a CDS encoding thiamine pyrophosphate-dependent enzyme encodes MPRSWRPETKPHPFCPGCGHGIILRSLGEVIDDLGIAAKTVYGCDIGCSLLSWNLFNLDTVQTHHGRTIPVIVGVKRARPDLVCIAYMGDGGAYAIGAQHLVSAAIRSDRITVIVCNNTVYAMTGGQLAPTTLSGQKTATTPDGRDVLETGFPVSGPELVKHIRAEGLYAARGTVANFRQLKLFIRRALEHQIAGRGLSFVEALSTCPTNWRTGPKETWRFLERDMGKTFRIGEFNTGEPRIGESGVGECVRQGPEAP; translated from the coding sequence ATGCCCCGGTCGTGGCGGCCGGAAACCAAGCCCCATCCCTTCTGCCCTGGTTGCGGGCACGGCATCATCCTGCGCTCCCTAGGCGAGGTCATCGATGACCTCGGCATAGCCGCGAAAACCGTGTACGGCTGCGACATCGGGTGCTCGCTCCTGAGCTGGAACCTCTTCAACCTAGACACCGTCCAGACTCACCACGGTCGCACCATTCCCGTCATCGTGGGGGTGAAGCGCGCTCGGCCGGACCTCGTATGCATTGCGTACATGGGGGACGGCGGGGCGTACGCGATTGGGGCCCAGCACCTTGTGAGCGCGGCGATCCGCAGTGACAGGATCACCGTGATAGTCTGCAACAACACCGTATATGCGATGACAGGCGGGCAACTCGCTCCCACCACCCTCTCGGGTCAGAAGACGGCAACCACACCCGACGGGCGCGACGTGCTCGAGACAGGGTTCCCCGTATCAGGCCCGGAGCTTGTGAAGCACATCCGCGCCGAAGGCTTGTACGCCGCTCGTGGCACTGTAGCCAACTTCCGCCAGCTGAAGCTCTTCATAAGGCGTGCCCTCGAGCACCAGATCGCCGGACGAGGGCTGTCCTTCGTGGAAGCCCTCTCCACGTGCCCCACGAACTGGCGCACCGGTCCCAAGGAGACGTGGCGCTTTCTCGAGCGCGACATGGGGAAGACGTTCAGGATCGGCGAGTTCAACACCGGCGAGCCCAGAATCGGCGAGTCTGGCGTCGGGGAGTGTGTCAGGCAAGGACCGGAAGCTCCTTGA
- a CDS encoding cell wall metabolism sensor histidine kinase WalK, whose amino-acid sequence MLRSLFAKLLVSYLVVALLTLLAVGVVMSQLFASYYYSVRERQLVQRGKAIGELIESYLEKGEHLASLDRTLGTLGYAQDVRMAIVDKDGFILAGGARLPGPPQLRLDEEDNRRLLKGEVVAKRNFSPRFNQTMLSVAVPIRPKSQVVGLLVLFTPVADIAAMVSSVQRLIAHAAGIAILVSGFLAYFLSRSISRPLKAMSRITLEMARGDFTQKIASTSRDELGQLAQSFNHLSDVLDQTVGTLRREKLRIENILSNMSEGVVATNELGKVILANPAAARILKCEDTGLLGSSLTGLAACPALAELFSGVLQRGEEESAEFKLADGKTFGLVHVAPLKETQSGVCGAVGVFQDITEVRQLEQLRRDFVANVSHELRTPLTSIQGFLEAMMDDVISDETVKRQYIQVMHRETLRLNRLIHDLLDLALMESGRVSWDLNPINASQLVSRVLFKLTPQLREHQVQVEVDIPVHLPLILANEDRVEQVLINLLSNAVRFSPPGSAIAIQARSSGNEVTVSVRDHGPGIPVEDLPYVWERFHRVEKSRARALGGTGLGLAIVRQIVTAHGGRVDVESEPGKGSRFSFTLPAVPRDESECVEGVAESEEAAAPEVTEGINQIGSAEADKVAALENADMVREGTLAAEGAGAVEVAEVANDTEGSAEGLEDVREPRGN is encoded by the coding sequence ATGTTGAGAAGCCTCTTCGCCAAGCTCTTAGTGTCATACCTGGTCGTTGCGCTGCTGACGTTGCTGGCTGTGGGCGTCGTCATGTCCCAGCTCTTCGCGAGCTACTATTACTCTGTAAGAGAACGTCAGCTGGTGCAAAGGGGCAAGGCCATCGGCGAACTCATCGAATCCTATCTCGAAAAGGGGGAGCATCTCGCTTCTCTCGACCGCACCCTGGGAACGCTGGGCTATGCGCAGGATGTTCGCATGGCTATCGTGGATAAGGACGGCTTCATCCTTGCGGGCGGCGCGCGCCTACCCGGCCCGCCTCAACTGCGGCTGGACGAGGAGGACAATCGACGCCTCCTGAAAGGAGAGGTCGTCGCCAAGCGGAACTTCAGCCCCAGGTTCAACCAGACCATGCTCTCGGTGGCGGTCCCCATAAGGCCGAAGAGCCAAGTAGTAGGACTCTTAGTGCTTTTCACGCCTGTCGCTGACATCGCAGCCATGGTCAGCTCGGTCCAACGCCTGATCGCCCACGCCGCCGGCATCGCGATACTCGTCTCTGGGTTCCTCGCCTACTTCCTCTCCCGTTCCATATCCCGGCCCCTCAAGGCAATGAGCAGAATCACGCTGGAAATGGCCAGGGGCGATTTCACACAGAAGATAGCCTCTACGTCACGCGATGAGCTTGGGCAGCTAGCGCAGAGTTTCAATCACCTATCCGACGTGCTCGATCAGACCGTGGGCACCCTTCGCAGGGAGAAGCTGAGGATCGAGAACATCCTCTCCAACATGTCGGAGGGCGTCGTCGCCACGAACGAGCTCGGCAAGGTTATCCTGGCCAATCCCGCGGCCGCCCGAATCCTGAAGTGTGAAGACACCGGCTTGCTGGGTAGTTCTCTTACAGGCCTCGCAGCGTGTCCCGCCCTCGCCGAGCTTTTCTCCGGAGTCCTCCAGCGTGGAGAGGAGGAATCGGCGGAGTTCAAGCTCGCTGACGGGAAGACGTTTGGGTTGGTGCACGTAGCCCCTCTCAAGGAGACGCAAAGCGGAGTTTGCGGTGCCGTGGGGGTCTTCCAGGACATTACCGAGGTCCGTCAGCTCGAGCAGCTCCGCCGGGATTTCGTCGCAAACGTCTCCCACGAGCTTCGCACGCCGCTCACGTCCATCCAAGGTTTCTTGGAGGCCATGATGGATGACGTGATCTCCGACGAGACCGTCAAGAGACAGTACATTCAGGTGATGCACAGGGAGACGCTGCGTCTGAACCGTCTCATACACGACCTCCTCGACCTTGCGCTGATGGAGTCGGGCAGGGTCAGTTGGGATCTCAATCCCATAAACGCATCCCAGCTCGTTTCCCGGGTTCTATTCAAGCTAACCCCGCAGTTGCGCGAACACCAGGTCCAAGTGGAGGTTGACATCCCCGTGCACCTCCCGCTCATCCTAGCGAACGAAGACCGTGTGGAGCAGGTGCTGATCAACCTGCTCAGCAACGCCGTGAGGTTCTCTCCGCCAGGAAGCGCCATCGCGATTCAGGCGCGGTCTTCCGGGAACGAGGTCACTGTGAGCGTGCGGGATCACGGCCCCGGGATTCCCGTTGAGGACCTTCCGTATGTATGGGAGCGCTTTCACAGGGTCGAGAAGTCGCGCGCGCGGGCGCTCGGTGGAACAGGCCTCGGCCTCGCTATCGTGAGACAGATAGTCACGGCGCATGGAGGACGGGTTGACGTGGAAAGCGAGCCCGGGAAAGGTTCGAGATTCAGCTTCACGCTCCCCGCTGTGCCGCGAGACGAGTCTGAGTGCGTCGAAGGGGTCGCAGAAAGCGAGGAGGCGGCAGCGCCGGAAGTGACCGAGGGAATCAACCAGATTGGCTCGGCGGAAGCGGACAAGGTGGCGGCGTTGGAGAACGCGGACATGGTGCGCGAGGGAACTCTCGCGGCCGAGGGAGCTGGGGCGGTTGAAGTGGCTGAAGTGGCCAACGATACCGAAGGATCTGCTGAAGGACTTGAGGACGTAAGGGAGCCGAGGGGGAACTGA
- a CDS encoding ABC transporter ATP-binding protein gives MIQVDQLSKVYRVGTIEVAALRGVSLSIEAGEFVAIMGPSGSGKTTFMNILGCLDQPTEGTYSLDGVCVSDMNDTELARVRNHRIGFVFQTFNLLPRLSAVANVELPLIYRGVPRRVRRLLAVEALDAVGLGDRLHHKPSELSGGQQQRVAIARSLVTHPQIILADEPTGNLDTKSGTEIMAIFQALNDRGITVVLVTHDSDIAHYAKRIVRFRDGLIVADETVTSRTIADRDPSLDALVSGSSLADGLAGEVKVG, from the coding sequence TTGATCCAAGTTGATCAGCTGAGTAAAGTGTACAGGGTCGGCACCATAGAAGTGGCCGCCCTTCGGGGCGTGTCCCTGAGCATCGAGGCGGGAGAGTTCGTGGCCATCATGGGTCCGTCCGGCTCAGGAAAGACCACGTTCATGAACATCCTCGGTTGCCTGGATCAGCCCACCGAGGGCACGTACTCCCTCGACGGGGTGTGCGTGAGCGACATGAACGATACGGAGCTCGCCCGGGTGAGAAACCACCGCATAGGGTTCGTCTTTCAGACGTTCAACCTGCTACCGAGGCTGAGCGCCGTTGCCAACGTCGAGCTGCCGCTCATCTATCGGGGCGTGCCGAGGCGCGTTCGAAGGCTTCTCGCGGTGGAAGCCCTCGATGCCGTGGGTCTCGGCGACCGCCTGCACCATAAGCCTTCGGAGCTATCGGGTGGCCAGCAGCAGCGGGTGGCGATAGCGAGGAGCCTGGTCACGCACCCCCAGATAATCCTGGCGGATGAGCCCACTGGAAACCTGGACACGAAGTCGGGCACCGAAATCATGGCCATCTTCCAGGCCTTGAACGATAGGGGCATCACTGTGGTCCTCGTGACGCACGACTCCGACATTGCCCACTACGCCAAGAGAATTGTCCGGTTTCGCGATGGCTTGATAGTCGCTGACGAGACGGTGACGTCGAGGACCATCGCGGACCGAGACCCATCGCTCGATGCCTTGGTCTCCGGCTCCAGTCTGGCTGACGGGCTCGCTGGGGAGGTGAAGGTTGGGTGA